In Megalobrama amblycephala isolate DHTTF-2021 linkage group LG10, ASM1881202v1, whole genome shotgun sequence, one DNA window encodes the following:
- the agpat4 gene encoding 1-acyl-sn-glycerol-3-phosphate acyltransferase delta → MIRMGFVKVLKTQLLCHLIICYVFLVSGFIINLLQLCTLPLWPINKQLARKINCRLGYSISSQLVALLEWWSGTECTLYTDPESYPLYGKENAIVVLNHNFEIDFMTGWTFCERFGILGSSKVLAKKELSFVPVIGWMWYFLEIVFCKRKWEEDRRIVVQSLRNLRDYPEKFWFLLHCEGTRFTEKKHRISMEVAEKKGLPKLKYHLLPRTKGFCVTVQNLRGTVTAVYDSTLNFRNNEMPTLLGVLNGKKYHADLYVRRIPLDSVPEDESECAAWLHKLYQEKDEFQEHYRQTGQFPGPITSPPRRPWALLNWLFWVCLLVYPLCMLLLQLLLSGSTFTVVCTFVICFAVSVGIRWMIGQTEIEKGSNYGNKDVQLNNN, encoded by the exons ATGATAAGGATGGGATTTGTTAAAGTGCTGAAAACTCAGTTGCTGTGCCATCTCATTATCTGTTATGTGTTCCTGGTCAGTGGGTTTATTATCAACCTGCTGCAGCTTTGTACTCTACCACTGTGGCCCATTAACAAGCAGCTCGCACGCAAGATCAACTGCAGATTGGGTTATTCCATTTCTAGTC AATTGGTGGCATTGTTGGAGTGGTGGTCTGGGACAGAATGCACACTTTACACAGATCCGGAAAGCTATCCTCTCTATGGCAAAGAAAATGCCATTGTTGTCCTCAATCATAACTTTGAGATCGATTTTATGACTGGATGGACCTTCTGTGAGAGATTTGGTATTTTAGGG AGCTCAAAGGTGTTGGCAAAAAAGGAACTTTCCTTTGTTCCTGTGATTGGCTGGATGTGGTACTTCCTAGAGATTGTCTTCTGCAAAAGGAAATGGGAAGAGGATCGCAGGATAGTAGTGCAGAGCCTGCGCAACCTTCGGGATTATCCAGAAAAATTTTGg TTCCTGTTGCACTGTGAGGGCACACGATTCACAGAAAAGAAGCACAGGATTAGTATGGAGGTGGCAGAGAAGAAAGGTCTCCCCAAACTCAAGTACCACCTTCTACCTCGGACCAAGGGCTTTTGTGTCACGGTCCAGAACCTCAGGGGAACGG TTACTGCTGTGTACGATTCTACACTTAATTTCAGAAACAACGAAATGCCAACTTTACTAGGGGTGCTCAATGGGAAAAAATACCATGCCGATTTATATGTGAG GCGAATTCCTCTGGACTCAGTCCCAGAGGATGAGTCAGAATGTGCAGCCTGGCTTCACAAACTCTATCAGGAAAAA GATGAATTCCAAGAGCATTACAGGCAGACAGGCCAGTTCCCGGGTCCCATTACGAGCCCCCCGCGCCGACCTTGGGCCCTGCTGAACTGGTTATTCTGGGTCTGTTTGCTGGTCTACCCTCTAtgcatgctgctgctgcaacTGCTGCTGTCAGGGTCCACCTTCACGGTCGTCTGTACATTTGTCATCTGTTTTGCAG TGTCAGTTGGTATCCGCTGGATGATCGGACAGACCGAGATTGAGAAGGGTTCCAACTACGGGAATAAAGACGTGCAGTTGAACAATAACTGA
- the erlec1 gene encoding endoplasmic reticulum lectin 1 has protein sequence MRVFWRWFWGLIWVGVSANRAGSPVFSDEIPFKIKWPGSDFTLPTSGGLYKEEDYVIMTTAEKEKYKCLLPSLSSNPEDDVKEYSGPSPAMLLEPLFKQSSCSYRIESYWTYEVCHGKHVRQYHEDKETGQKINVQEYYLGTMNKKDSTESETDKSGDSEKEASDTNAEVPTKNIEGQLTPYYPVEMGHGTECTLRQNEPRSATVLYVCHPEAKHEILTIAEVITCQYEVVVLTPLLCPHPKYRFKSSPVNDIFCQALGGSPLRPQSLSQLDREQEELLKPPFSSSSERDLRGSREDKSPVKEEAYTSTHKPLTVGGQSQVTVGTTHISRLTDEQLIKEFLSGSYCLHGGVGWWKYEFCYGKHVHQYHEDKEQGKNIVVVGSWNTEDHMNWAKKNVARSYHLKDDGAQKVKVVSHFYGHGDVCDLTGKPRQVIVKLKCKESESPHAVTVYMLEPQTCQYILGVESPVICKILDTADENGLLSIPS, from the exons ATGCGGGTGTTTTGGCGCTGGTTTTGGGGCTTGATTTGGGTCGGAGTGTCTGCAAATCGTGCAGGATCTCCTGTGTTTTCTGATGAGATCCCCTTCAAAATCAAATGGCCCGGATCAGATTTCACCCTG CCAACATCTGGAGGCCTGTACAAAGAAGAGGACTATGTTATCATGACAACTGCAGAAAAAGAAAAGTACAAGTGTTTATTGCCATCTTTGTCCAGCAATCCGGAG GATGATGTGAAGGAGTATAGCGGACCGAGTCCAGCCATGCTACTGGAGCCGTTATTCAAACAGAGCAGCTGCTCCTACAGA ATCGAGTCATACTGGACATATGAAGTGTGCCATGGGAAGCATGTACGGCAGTACCATGAGGACAAGGAGACGGGGCAg AAGATCAACGTTCAGGAATACTATCTGGGTACCATGAATAAAAAAGATAGTACAG AATCAGAAACTGATAAATCTGGAGACTCTGAAAAGGAAGCATCAGACACCAACGCAGAG GTGCCAACGAAGAATATAGAGGGTCAGCTGACGCCATACTATCCCGTAGAGATGGGACATGGGACCGAATGCACTCTGAGACAGAACGAACCTCGCTCTGCCACAGTGCTGTACGTCTGCCATCCGGAGGCAAAGCACGAGATCCTCACAATCGCTGAGGTCATCACCTGTCAGTATGAAGTGGTGGTGCTCACACCTCTCCTTTGTCCTCATCCGAAATACAG GTTCAAGTCCTCCCCAGTGAATGACATCTTTTGTCAGGCTCTGGGTGGCTCCCCTCTCAGACCTCAGAGTCTGTCCCAGCTGGATCGTGAGCAGGAAGAGCTGCTCAAACCACCGTTCAGCTCAAGCAGCGAACGGGATTTGAGGGGATCCAGG GAGGACAAATCTCCAGTGAAGGAAGAGGCATATACCTCTACCCATAAGCCCCTGACAGTAGGCGGTCAATCCCAGGTCACCGTTGGCACCACCCATATCTCTCGACTAACTGATGAACAGCTGATCAAGGAGTTTCTGAGCGGCTCGTACTGTCTGCATGGG GGTGTTGGATGGTGGAAGTATGAATTTTGTTATGGAAAGCATGTACACCAGTATCATGAG GATAAAGAGCAAGGGAAGAACATTGTGGTGGTGGGCAGCTGGAACACTGAGGATCATATGAACTGGGCCAAGAAAAACGTGGCACGATCTTATCATTTAAAAGATGATGGAGCACAGAAAGTCAA GGTCGTATCTCACTTCTATGGCCATGGAGATGTTTGCGACCTAACAGGGAAACCGAGACAGGTTATAGTCAAGCTTAA GTGTAAGGAGTCGGAGTCTCCTCATGCTGTTACTGTTTACATGCTGGAACCTCAGACCTGCCAGTATATTCTTGGG GTCGAGTCCCCTGTAATATGCAAGATCTTGGACACTGCAGATGAAAATGGACTTCTTTCAATCCCTAGCTAG
- the gpr75 gene encoding probable G-protein coupled receptor 75, with protein sequence MCTMNSTAWPLDLAEFVKPRGFNSSQSQSASASGWALIHTATLASCSFLLVLIFCLGSYGNLVVFLSFFDPAFRKFRTNFDFMILNLSFCDLFICCVTAPMFALVLFLDAGDASGGVSKGFCFAFHLTSSGFIIMSLETVAVIALHRLRMVLGQQPNRTASFPCTLALTALLWTTSFTLAALVTLRAYPRNSGPCLPHFGLTGNKAKLVLYVYIADFAFCVGVVSISYLMIAQALRKNAQVRKCPIITVDATRPPASHPPLIAAGFEGMQCTVQVPSLYRNQTYNKLQHVQTHPFTRRANQPLVPGAASGATCCQLVSTVNLATAKDSKAVVTCVVIVISVLLCCLPLGISLAQDMVSPESSFVHYQFELCGFALIFLKSGINPFVYSRNSAGLRRRVLCCLQWVTLGFLCCKHKTRLHAMGKGSLEVNRNKSSHHETNSAYMLSPKPQRRLVDQACGPSHSRDSMPSPCATAGRKPRPPSTSTPINTRIEPYYSIYNSSPSVGPSSPNSLQPVNSQTTAFAKSYVAMHYHTHQEALQDFDSTSAHQIPIPSV encoded by the coding sequence ATGTGTACCATGAACAGCACTGCCTGGCCTTTGGACCTGGCTGAGTTTGTGAAACCACGAGGCTTCAACAGCTCCCAGAGCCAGTCTGCTTCGGCGAGCGGCTGGGCCTTGATCCACACGGCTACCCTCGCCTCCTGCTCCTTCCTGTTGGTCCTCATATTTTGTCTTGGTTCTTATGGCAACTTGGTGGTCTTCTTATCCTTCTTCGACCCGGCGTTCCGCAAGTTCCGCACCAACTTTGACTTCATGATCCTCAACCTGTCCTTCTGTGATCTGTTCATTTGCTGCGTCACTGCGCCCATGTTTGCACTGGTGCTCTTTCTGGATGCTGGAGATGCCAGCGGCGGAGTGTCCAAGGGCTTCTGCTTTGCCTTCCACCTCACCAGCTCGGGCTTCATCATTATGTCCCTCGAGACGGTGGCTGTGATCGCCCTGCATCGGCTTCGCATGGTCCTGGGTCAGCAGCCCAACCGTACGGCCTCGTTCCCCTGTACTTTGGCCCTCACGGCACTGTTGTGGACCACCAGTTTCACACTGGCGGCGTTGGTCACCTTGCGAGCGTATCCTAGGAACTCCGGGCCTTGCCTGCCTCATTTTGGTCTTACTGGCAACAAGGCCAAGTTAGTACTGTATGTATACATTGCAGACTTTGCTTTCTGTGTTGGCGTGGTGTCTATTTCCTACCTTATGATCGCTCAGGCTTTGAGGAAGAATGCGCAGGTACGGAAGTGTCCCATCATCACAGTGGACGCGACACGTCCGCCTGCTTCTCATCCGCCGCTCATTGCAGCTGGTTTTGAGGGTATGCAGTGCACAGTGCAGGTGCCCTCGCTCTACCGCAACCAGACGTACAACAAGCTCCAGCATGTCCAGACACACCCCTTCACCAGGAGAGCCAACCAGCCCCTCGTGCCGGGGGCCGCCAGTGGAGCaacctgctgccagttggtctCCACCGTTAACTTGGCTACGGCCAAGGATTCGAAGGCTGTGGTGACATGTGTGGTGATCGTCATCTCCGTGCTGTTGTGCTGTCTACCACTAGGCATATCCTTGGCGCAAGATATGGTGTCACCAGAGAGCAGCTTCGTCCACTACCAGTTCGAGCTCTGTGGATTCGCCCTCATTTTCCTGAAGTCTGGAATCAACCCGTTTGTGTACTCGCGCAACAGTGCTGGTCTGCGTCGCCGTGTTCTCTGCTGCCTCCAGTGGGTGACCTTGGGCTTCCTGTGCTGCAAGCACAAGACACGCCTGCACGCTATGGGCAAAGGAAGTCTGGAAGTCAACCGCAACAAGTCCTCGCACCACGAGACCAACTCGGCGTACATGCTCTCGCCGAAGCCCCAGAGGAGACTGGTTGACCAGGCTTGTGGACCCAGTCACTCCAGGGACAGCATGCCTAGTCCCTGCGCCACCGCTGGACGCAAGCCCCGACCCCCGAGCACATCTACACCCATCAACACTCGCATAGAGCCCTATTACAGTATCTATAACAGCAGTCCGTCAGTTGGACCGAGTTCCCCCAACAGCCTGCAGCCAGTCAACTCTCAAACCACAGCCTTTGCCAAAAGCTACGTGGCTATGCACTACCACACCCACCAGGAGGCGCTGCAGGACTTTGATAGCACCTCGGCTCATCAGATTCCCATCCCATCAGTCTGA